One window from the genome of Pseudonocardia hierapolitana encodes:
- a CDS encoding sensor histidine kinase, with the protein MTASSGVSSGAEQTARRLDAVEHRIDTAIGRYAPYAGLAIGLALTPPFLAGGPTWPWVVIGALVPVTATWCAVFTAGSTPRAERPVAGAVYMGGLLVLMTALVHASPLFAFQVLAVYIHAFTFLHGRWRFVAVVIGAAIVSYSQVGGRFAEFTPGLGAAVGVLTVANALLGGGGTYFGVFMSEQNQRRREIIDELGATNRRLSEALDENASLHAQLLAQAREAGMLDERARLAREIHDTIAQGLTGIVTQLEAAGVADGDPAVRRRHIETARALARESLTEARRSVDALGPRQLVEAQLPDAIADMAKRWAEGSGVELILDTTGDPRPLLPELEVTLFRVAQEALANVAKHADAGRVGLTLSYMDDVVVLDVRDDGRGFVSGARDGSGFGLLAMEQRVRRVAGTFSVESAPGEGVALSASVPAIPAEVR; encoded by the coding sequence GTGACCGCGTCGTCCGGTGTGTCGTCCGGCGCCGAGCAGACGGCGCGTCGGCTCGACGCGGTCGAGCACCGCATCGACACCGCGATCGGCCGCTACGCCCCCTACGCCGGCTTGGCGATCGGTCTCGCGCTCACCCCACCGTTCCTTGCCGGAGGCCCGACGTGGCCGTGGGTGGTCATCGGCGCGCTGGTCCCGGTGACGGCGACGTGGTGCGCGGTCTTCACGGCGGGCAGCACGCCGCGGGCGGAGCGCCCGGTCGCCGGCGCCGTCTACATGGGCGGATTGCTCGTGCTGATGACTGCGCTGGTCCACGCCTCGCCGCTCTTCGCGTTCCAGGTACTCGCCGTCTACATCCACGCCTTCACGTTCCTGCACGGCCGCTGGCGTTTCGTCGCCGTCGTCATCGGCGCGGCGATCGTCTCCTACTCGCAGGTCGGCGGCCGGTTCGCCGAATTCACGCCCGGGCTCGGGGCCGCCGTGGGCGTGCTCACCGTGGCCAACGCGCTCCTCGGGGGCGGGGGCACCTACTTCGGCGTGTTCATGTCGGAGCAGAACCAGCGCCGGCGCGAGATCATCGACGAGCTGGGCGCGACGAACCGGCGGCTGTCGGAGGCCCTCGACGAGAACGCGAGCCTCCACGCACAGCTGCTCGCTCAGGCGCGGGAGGCCGGGATGCTCGACGAGCGGGCCCGGCTGGCGCGGGAGATCCACGACACGATCGCCCAGGGCCTCACCGGCATCGTGACCCAGCTCGAAGCGGCAGGCGTGGCCGACGGCGATCCCGCGGTGCGGCGCCGACACATCGAGACCGCCCGCGCGCTCGCCCGTGAGAGCCTCACCGAGGCCCGCCGTTCGGTGGATGCGCTCGGCCCGCGGCAGCTCGTGGAGGCGCAGCTGCCCGACGCGATCGCCGACATGGCGAAGCGGTGGGCGGAGGGGAGCGGCGTCGAGCTGATCCTCGACACCACCGGCGATCCGCGCCCGCTGCTGCCGGAGCTGGAGGTCACCCTGTTCCGGGTGGCGCAGGAGGCGCTCGCCAACGTGGCCAAGCACGCGGACGCCGGCCGCGTCGGGCTCACGCTGTCCTACATGGACGACGTGGTGGTGCTCGACGTCCGCGACGACGGGCGCGGGTTCGTCTCCGGTGCGCGCGACGGCTCCGGGTTCGGGCTGCTGGCGATGGAGCAGCGGGTGCGGCGGGTGGCGGGCACCTTCAGCGTGGAGAGCGCGCCGGGCGAGGGCGTGGCGCTGAGCGCGAGCGTGCCGGCGATCCCGGCGGAGGTGAGGTGA
- a CDS encoding helix-turn-helix domain-containing protein yields MAVLMREAIGGSLRRVRTARRRTLRDVSRRARVSLGYLSEVERGRKEPSSELLAAICEALDIALSDLLAEAAQAIAAETVAAEAARLRRPIGLRHMDLRLATAADEGPLTPMSPVAPVAPVAPRPATPVPSQPVALASVRAA; encoded by the coding sequence ATGGCGGTGCTGATGAGAGAGGCGATCGGCGGCAGCCTGCGGCGCGTGCGCACGGCACGCAGACGCACGTTGCGGGACGTGTCACGGCGCGCCCGGGTGAGCCTCGGCTACCTCTCCGAGGTGGAGCGGGGGCGCAAGGAGCCTTCCAGCGAGCTGCTCGCCGCCATCTGCGAAGCCCTCGACATCGCCCTCAGCGACCTGCTCGCCGAGGCCGCGCAGGCCATCGCCGCCGAGACCGTCGCGGCCGAGGCCGCCCGGCTGCGCCGCCCGATCGGGCTTCGCCACATGGACCTGCGCCTGGCCACCGCCGCCGACGAGGGGCCGCTCACGCCGATGTCGCCGGTCGCGCCCGTCGCCCCGGTGGCGCCGCGCCCCGCCACGCCGGTCCCGTCGCAGCCCGTCGCGCTGGCGTCCGTCCGCGCCGCCTGA
- a CDS encoding amino-acid N-acetyltransferase produces MATPLVRRARTADVRTIKQLVDSYAGRVLLAKEMITLYEAVPEFLVAELDGEVVGCGALHVLWEDLGEIRTVAVHPRVLGHGVGHAIVGKLIEGARELGLKRLFVLTFEKQFFSRHGFEEIDGTPVEPDVFAAMLRSYDAGVAEFLDLAHVKPNTLGNVRMLLHLRDELHPDLRSAGSAEAPG; encoded by the coding sequence GTGGCGACACCACTCGTGCGGCGGGCACGCACCGCCGACGTCCGGACCATCAAGCAGCTCGTGGACTCCTACGCCGGACGGGTGCTGCTCGCCAAGGAGATGATCACCCTCTACGAGGCCGTCCCGGAGTTCCTGGTGGCGGAGCTCGACGGCGAGGTGGTCGGCTGCGGTGCGCTGCACGTGCTGTGGGAGGACCTCGGCGAGATCCGCACGGTGGCGGTGCATCCACGCGTGCTCGGACACGGCGTCGGGCACGCGATCGTCGGCAAGTTGATCGAGGGTGCCCGCGAGCTGGGCCTGAAGCGCCTCTTCGTGCTCACCTTCGAGAAGCAGTTCTTCTCCCGCCACGGCTTCGAGGAGATCGACGGCACGCCGGTGGAACCGGACGTGTTCGCCGCGATGCTGCGCTCCTACGACGCCGGTGTCGCCGAGTTCCTCGACCTGGCCCACGTCAAGCCGAACACGCTCGGGAACGTCAGGATGCTGCTCCACCTGCGGGATGAACTACATCCTGACCTCCGGTCTGCTGGTAGCGCCGAAGCCCCGGGTTAA
- the rimO gene encoding 30S ribosomal protein S12 methylthiotransferase RimO has translation MPEPVTPRRAALLTLGCARNEVDSEELAGRLTGSGWELVDADSGTADVIVVNTCGFVEQAKKDSIDTLLAASDAAAPRGAKVVAVGCLAERYGAELAESLPEADAVLGFDAYPDLAEWLGDVLGGHAPAPHVPVDRRTLLPISPVERPAAAGDIAVPGHAWVPNLARTRLSDAPVAPLKLASGCDRRCAFCAIPSFRGAFVSRQPDDVVAEAAWLGMHGVRELVLVSENSTSYGKDLPGGTTALARLLPRLTHVPGIDRVRVSYLQPAELRPDLLEVIATTPGVAPYFDLSFQHASPAVLRRMRRFGSREDFLGLCERIRALAPEAGIRSNVIVGFPGETQADLDELEAFLVGARLDAVGVFGYSDEDGTEAAGYDGKLPPEEIARRVEHITSLVEELMAQRAEDRVGTEVTVLVEAEEDEDFECTGRADHQAPEVDGECVLERGSGLEVGDLVRAVVVGTEGTDLLVSPRERLARSELAAAGARESG, from the coding sequence GTGCCCGAACCCGTCACCCCGCGGCGTGCCGCCCTGCTCACCCTCGGCTGTGCCCGCAACGAGGTCGACTCGGAGGAGCTCGCAGGCCGGCTCACCGGCAGCGGGTGGGAGCTGGTGGACGCCGACTCCGGCACCGCCGACGTCATCGTCGTGAACACCTGCGGATTCGTCGAGCAGGCCAAGAAGGACTCGATCGACACGCTCCTCGCGGCGTCCGACGCGGCCGCCCCCCGCGGGGCGAAGGTCGTGGCCGTCGGCTGCCTCGCCGAGCGCTACGGCGCCGAGCTGGCCGAGAGCCTGCCCGAGGCCGACGCCGTGCTCGGGTTCGACGCCTACCCGGACCTCGCCGAGTGGCTCGGCGACGTCCTCGGCGGCCACGCCCCGGCCCCCCACGTCCCGGTCGACCGACGCACGCTGCTGCCGATCTCCCCCGTCGAGCGGCCCGCCGCCGCGGGCGACATCGCCGTCCCCGGCCACGCCTGGGTGCCGAACCTGGCGCGCACCCGGCTGTCGGACGCCCCGGTCGCCCCGCTCAAGCTCGCCTCCGGCTGCGACCGCCGCTGCGCGTTCTGCGCGATCCCGTCGTTCCGCGGCGCGTTCGTCTCGCGGCAGCCGGACGACGTCGTCGCCGAGGCCGCGTGGCTGGGCATGCACGGCGTGCGCGAGCTGGTGCTGGTCAGCGAGAACTCCACGTCCTACGGCAAGGACCTGCCCGGCGGGACCACCGCGCTCGCGCGGCTGCTGCCGCGGCTCACCCACGTGCCCGGCATCGACCGGGTCCGCGTGTCGTACCTGCAGCCGGCGGAGCTGCGCCCGGACCTGCTCGAGGTCATCGCCACCACCCCGGGTGTCGCCCCGTACTTCGACCTGTCCTTCCAGCACGCGAGCCCCGCGGTGCTGCGGCGGATGCGCCGGTTCGGCTCGCGCGAGGACTTCCTCGGGCTGTGCGAGCGGATCCGCGCGCTCGCACCCGAGGCCGGCATCCGCAGCAACGTCATCGTCGGCTTCCCCGGCGAGACGCAAGCCGACCTCGACGAGCTGGAGGCGTTCCTCGTCGGGGCGCGGCTCGACGCCGTCGGCGTCTTCGGTTACTCAGACGAGGACGGCACCGAGGCCGCGGGCTACGACGGCAAGCTGCCGCCGGAGGAGATCGCCCGGCGGGTCGAGCACATCACCTCGCTCGTCGAGGAGCTGATGGCCCAGCGCGCCGAGGACCGCGTCGGCACCGAGGTCACCGTGCTCGTCGAGGCCGAGGAGGACGAGGACTTCGAGTGCACGGGCCGCGCCGACCACCAGGCCCCCGAGGTCGACGGCGAGTGCGTGCTCGAGCGCGGCTCCGGCCTCGAGGTGGGGGACCTCGTACGCGCCGTCGTCGTCGGCACGGAGGGCACCGACCTGCTCGTGTCGCCGCGGGAGCGGCTGGCGCGCAGTGAGCTCGCCGCCGCGGGCGCTCGGGAGTCGGGGTGA
- a CDS encoding DNA-formamidopyrimidine glycosylase family protein, whose amino-acid sequence MPEGDTVHLTAKRLRAALSGHLLLRGELRHPQLVEHDLAGRTVLDVRSVGKHLFTRFDDGRSLHSHLRLDGSWHLYRPGMPWQRPAHQARAVLETAERTAVGFLLHDLELLPTAEESRLVGHLGPDLLDPAWSDDHTAEALRRFTARGASELGLVLLEQRVMAGVGNLYKNEVCFLLGLSPWTLARDVPDPAAAVTLARDLLLRNADRPEQSTTGELARGRQHWVYDRGGQRCRRCGTRIRTAKQGDDVHARMTWWCPTCQPGPSPTRESGNRTR is encoded by the coding sequence GTGCCCGAAGGCGACACGGTCCACCTCACCGCGAAGCGGCTGCGTGCGGCGCTGTCCGGGCACCTGCTCCTGCGCGGCGAGCTACGGCACCCGCAGCTCGTCGAGCACGACCTCGCCGGTCGCACGGTGCTCGACGTCCGTTCCGTCGGCAAGCACCTGTTCACGCGGTTCGACGACGGCCGCAGCCTGCACAGCCACCTGCGCCTCGACGGTTCCTGGCACCTCTACCGCCCCGGCATGCCGTGGCAGCGGCCCGCCCACCAGGCCCGCGCCGTGCTGGAGACGGCCGAGCGCACCGCTGTCGGGTTCCTGCTGCACGACCTCGAGCTGCTGCCCACCGCCGAGGAGAGCCGGCTGGTCGGGCATCTGGGGCCCGACCTGCTCGATCCCGCGTGGAGCGACGACCACACCGCCGAGGCGCTGCGCCGGTTCACCGCCCGCGGGGCGTCCGAGCTCGGGCTCGTCCTGCTCGAGCAGCGGGTGATGGCCGGCGTGGGCAACCTCTACAAGAACGAGGTGTGCTTCCTGCTCGGGCTCTCGCCGTGGACGCTCGCGCGCGACGTCCCCGACCCGGCCGCCGCGGTCACCCTCGCCCGCGACCTGCTGCTCCGCAACGCAGACCGCCCGGAGCAGTCCACCACCGGCGAGCTGGCCCGCGGCCGGCAGCACTGGGTGTACGACCGCGGCGGGCAACGCTGCCGCCGTTGCGGCACCCGCATCCGCACCGCGAAGCAGGGCGACGACGTCCACGCCCGCATGACGTGGTGGTGCCCCACCTGCCAACCCGGCCCCTCCCCCACCCGCGAGTCCGGCAACCGGACACGGTGA
- a CDS encoding PspA/IM30 family protein: MANGFTKAWKYLMALFSSKVDEYADPKVQIQQAIEEAQRQHQALSQQAAAVIGNQRQLEMKLNRQLGEIEKLQASARQALVLADQARAAGDETTAQQREQAAQAFATQLVTAEQSVEDLKTLHDQSIQAAGQAKQAVERNSMMLQQKIAERTKLLSQLEQAKMQEQAAASLRQMTELAAPGSTPSLEEVRDKIERRYANALGQADLAANSVQGRMLEVQQSTVDMAGASRLEQIRASLHGTPVAGEVTAGDQAAAPTQQLNKQQQPGTA; the protein is encoded by the coding sequence ATGGCCAACGGTTTCACGAAGGCCTGGAAGTACCTGATGGCGCTGTTCTCGTCCAAGGTCGACGAGTACGCCGACCCGAAGGTCCAGATCCAGCAGGCCATCGAGGAGGCCCAGCGGCAGCACCAGGCGCTGTCCCAGCAGGCCGCGGCCGTGATCGGCAACCAGCGGCAGCTGGAGATGAAGCTCAACCGGCAGCTCGGCGAGATCGAGAAGCTGCAGGCATCCGCTCGGCAGGCGCTCGTGCTCGCCGACCAGGCCCGTGCCGCAGGCGACGAGACCACCGCCCAGCAGCGCGAGCAGGCCGCGCAGGCGTTCGCCACCCAGCTGGTCACCGCCGAGCAGTCCGTCGAGGACCTCAAGACGCTGCACGACCAGTCGATCCAGGCCGCCGGGCAGGCGAAGCAGGCCGTCGAGCGCAACTCGATGATGCTGCAGCAGAAGATCGCCGAACGCACCAAGCTGCTCAGCCAGCTGGAGCAGGCCAAGATGCAGGAGCAGGCGGCCGCGTCCCTGCGGCAGATGACCGAGCTCGCGGCGCCGGGGAGCACCCCGTCGCTGGAGGAGGTCCGCGACAAGATCGAGCGTCGCTACGCCAACGCCCTCGGCCAGGCCGACCTTGCGGCCAACTCGGTGCAGGGCCGCATGCTGGAGGTCCAGCAGTCCACGGTGGACATGGCGGGCGCGAGCCGCCTGGAGCAGATCCGCGCCTCGCTGCACGGCACCCCCGTGGCCGGCGAGGTCACCGCGGGCGACCAGGCCGCCGCCCCCACCCAGCAGCTCAACAAGCAACAGCAGCCCGGCACCGCCTGA
- a CDS encoding NAD(P)/FAD-dependent oxidoreductase has product MKHRIVVLGAGYAGANAAGRLARRLHPADTEITLVNVDPEFVERVRMHQLATGQDLKPRPLTDVFAGTGVQVRLAQVTAVDTERKTVGVVDADGPGEIAYDTLVYALGSAADDCGVPGVAEHAHHIAGRQSALRLRARLADLAAGETVLVVGGGLTGIEAATEIAETRPDLEVSLAARGGLGDWLSTKSQSHLRTAFDRLGITVREHTDIAGVEPTGAFTADGHAIPAQVTVWTAGFAVHPIAAATTLQVSATGQIVVDDTMRSVSHPDVYAVGDAALAPGASGTPLRMSCASGVPTAHQAADAIAARLTGRRIPPNKIGYTAQCISLGRRDAIVQWVTPDDQPKPSAITGKTAARLKEMICKAAAWSISHPTSMLPTRRRHTILTQEPLATTV; this is encoded by the coding sequence ATGAAGCACCGCATCGTCGTCCTCGGGGCCGGATACGCCGGAGCCAACGCCGCCGGGCGCCTGGCCAGGCGGCTGCACCCCGCCGACACCGAGATCACCCTCGTCAACGTCGATCCCGAGTTCGTCGAGCGCGTCCGCATGCACCAGCTCGCGACCGGCCAGGACCTGAAGCCTCGTCCACTGACCGACGTCTTCGCGGGCACGGGCGTGCAGGTGCGGCTCGCGCAGGTCACCGCCGTTGACACCGAACGCAAGACCGTTGGCGTCGTCGACGCCGACGGCCCCGGCGAGATCGCCTACGACACGCTCGTCTACGCCCTCGGCAGCGCCGCCGACGACTGCGGCGTTCCCGGCGTCGCCGAGCACGCCCACCACATCGCCGGCAGGCAGTCCGCGCTGCGGCTGCGTGCGCGTCTGGCCGACCTCGCCGCGGGCGAAACGGTGCTCGTCGTCGGCGGTGGCCTCACCGGCATCGAAGCCGCCACCGAGATCGCCGAAACCCGACCGGACCTCGAGGTCTCACTCGCCGCCCGCGGCGGCCTCGGCGACTGGCTGAGCACGAAATCCCAGAGCCACCTGCGCACGGCATTCGACCGGCTCGGCATCACCGTGCGCGAGCACACCGACATCGCGGGCGTCGAGCCGACCGGCGCGTTCACCGCCGACGGCCACGCGATCCCGGCCCAGGTGACCGTCTGGACGGCCGGCTTCGCCGTCCATCCCATCGCCGCGGCCACGACCCTGCAGGTTTCCGCGACAGGGCAGATCGTCGTCGACGACACCATGCGGTCGGTCTCGCACCCCGACGTCTACGCCGTCGGTGACGCCGCGCTCGCACCGGGCGCGAGCGGCACACCACTGCGGATGTCCTGCGCATCGGGAGTCCCAACGGCTCACCAGGCGGCCGACGCCATCGCCGCCCGCCTGACCGGACGTCGAATCCCCCCGAACAAGATCGGCTACACCGCCCAGTGCATCAGCCTCGGCCGCCGCGACGCCATCGTGCAGTGGGTGACCCCGGACGACCAGCCCAAACCGTCCGCGATCACCGGCAAGACGGCCGCGCGCCTGAAGGAGATGATCTGCAAGGCCGCCGCCTGGAGCATCTCGCATCCGACATCGATGCTCCCGACCCGTCGCCGTCACACCATCCTGACCCAAGAACCGCTCGCGACCACGGTCTGA
- the pgsA gene encoding CDP-diacylglycerol--glycerol-3-phosphate 3-phosphatidyltransferase, translating to MSSAPASPPPLLNIANVLTGVRLLLVPVFLVVLFTEDGVDIGWRLAATGVFVLAAITDRFDGELARSRGLVTAFGTIADPIADKALTGSAFIGLSVLGQVPWWVTIVIMGRELGITVLRFWVLRHGIIPASRGGKAKTLCQAVAIGLYLLPLPELLGATSVVWTLRWAVLGLAIALTVGTGVDYVLRALRLRAAAAAAG from the coding sequence GTGAGCTCTGCACCGGCGAGCCCACCGCCGCTGCTGAACATCGCGAACGTCCTCACGGGTGTCCGGCTGCTGCTGGTCCCGGTCTTCCTCGTCGTGCTCTTCACCGAGGACGGCGTCGACATCGGCTGGCGGCTGGCCGCCACCGGCGTCTTCGTGCTCGCCGCGATCACCGACCGGTTCGACGGTGAGCTGGCGCGCAGCCGCGGCCTCGTCACCGCGTTCGGCACGATCGCCGACCCCATCGCCGACAAGGCGCTCACCGGCTCCGCCTTCATCGGCCTGTCCGTGCTGGGGCAGGTGCCGTGGTGGGTCACGATCGTGATCATGGGCCGGGAGCTGGGCATCACCGTGCTGCGGTTCTGGGTGCTGCGCCACGGCATCATCCCGGCCAGCCGCGGCGGCAAGGCGAAGACGCTGTGCCAGGCCGTCGCGATCGGGCTGTACCTGCTCCCGCTACCCGAGCTGCTGGGCGCCACCAGCGTCGTCTGGACCCTGCGATGGGCCGTGCTCGGCCTCGCGATCGCGCTCACCGTCGGCACCGGTGTGGACTACGTGCTGCGTGCGTTGCGCCTGCGGGCGGCGGCCGCCGCAGCCGGTTGA
- a CDS encoding helix-turn-helix domain-containing protein, with product MTAAVVENAFRTCGRVPAAWLRPYVSAYTGYRMEATPPSVHQGVASAHLTFLFCLDGRVDVLSNGDPTKPAGSFTAAVGGLHDAPARIAQGDPQTGLQLRLTWRGARALLGVPAGALAGDTVDLTDLLSGRARALLDRLASARGWTERFDLLDAELTGWLRRGRGERGVLPEVGYAWDRLAETGGNLRIEELAREVGWSRRYLAERFRAETGLAPKAAARVIRFEGACDRLLAPDRPALAYVAAEAGYVDQAHLSRDFRDLAGLPATAWLAERSGR from the coding sequence GTGACCGCCGCCGTCGTCGAGAACGCGTTCCGCACGTGCGGGCGCGTGCCCGCGGCGTGGCTGCGTCCGTACGTCAGCGCGTACACCGGCTACCGGATGGAGGCCACGCCGCCGTCGGTGCACCAGGGCGTGGCCTCGGCCCACCTCACGTTCCTGTTCTGCCTCGACGGCCGCGTCGACGTGCTCAGCAACGGCGACCCCACCAAGCCCGCGGGCAGCTTCACCGCCGCGGTCGGCGGGCTGCACGACGCCCCGGCCCGCATCGCCCAGGGCGACCCGCAGACGGGCCTGCAGCTGCGGCTCACCTGGCGCGGCGCCCGCGCCCTGCTCGGCGTGCCGGCCGGCGCGCTCGCCGGCGACACGGTCGACCTCACCGACCTGCTCTCCGGCCGCGCGAGGGCACTGCTGGACCGGCTCGCGTCCGCCCGCGGCTGGACGGAGCGGTTCGACCTGCTCGACGCCGAGCTCACCGGATGGCTGCGGCGCGGGCGCGGCGAGCGCGGTGTGCTGCCCGAGGTCGGCTACGCGTGGGACCGGCTGGCCGAGACCGGCGGCAACCTCCGCATCGAGGAGCTCGCCCGCGAGGTCGGGTGGAGCAGGCGCTACCTCGCGGAGCGGTTCCGCGCCGAGACCGGGCTCGCTCCCAAGGCCGCCGCGCGCGTGATCCGCTTCGAGGGCGCATGCGACCGGCTGCTCGCGCCGGACCGGCCCGCGCTGGCGTACGTCGCGGCCGAGGCGGGCTACGTCGACCAGGCGCACCTCTCCCGCGACTTCCGCGACCTCGCCGGCCTCCCGGCCACCGCGTGGCTCGCGGAGCGGAGCGGCCGCTGA
- the sigJ gene encoding RNA polymerase sigma factor SigJ yields the protein MLVGAHEVEVFEGARARLEAIAYRLLGSANDAEDAVQDTFLRWQSADRELIETPEAWLTKVLTNICLNRLTSARAMREAYVGQWLPEPVFAGDRMLGPSDTVEQRESVSIAMLTLMERLSAKERVVYVLREAFGYSHGEIAEVLDLTESNCQQVYRRAKQHLAADRRRVAVDAAAARKIVEEFLAAALSGRTDSLVKMLTDDAISVGDGGGVVFSVPRPINGGLRVARFLRTLFEPSEAKWEMIGGRPDLFAAVANGVPALVMVVGDRVVGVFSLDVTADGIAAVHAQANPGKLDRATRQWTVSGHGEPLTGTW from the coding sequence ATGCTGGTCGGTGCGCATGAGGTCGAGGTGTTCGAGGGGGCCAGGGCGCGGTTGGAGGCAATCGCGTACCGCCTGCTGGGGTCGGCGAACGATGCCGAGGACGCGGTGCAGGACACGTTCCTGCGCTGGCAGTCCGCCGACCGGGAGCTCATCGAGACGCCCGAGGCGTGGCTGACGAAGGTGCTCACCAACATCTGCCTCAACCGGCTCACTTCGGCGCGGGCCATGCGAGAGGCCTATGTGGGCCAATGGCTCCCCGAGCCGGTCTTCGCCGGGGACCGGATGCTCGGTCCGTCCGACACCGTCGAGCAGCGTGAATCGGTCTCGATCGCGATGCTCACGCTGATGGAGCGGCTCTCGGCCAAGGAACGCGTCGTGTACGTGCTGCGCGAGGCGTTCGGATACTCACACGGCGAGATCGCCGAGGTGCTCGACCTCACCGAGTCGAACTGTCAGCAGGTCTACCGGCGTGCCAAGCAGCACCTGGCCGCCGACCGGCGCCGGGTGGCGGTCGATGCGGCCGCCGCCCGCAAGATCGTCGAGGAGTTCCTCGCCGCGGCACTCAGCGGCAGGACCGACTCACTGGTGAAGATGCTGACCGACGACGCGATCAGCGTGGGTGACGGTGGCGGCGTGGTCTTCTCGGTGCCTCGGCCGATCAACGGTGGCCTGCGGGTGGCGAGGTTCCTTCGCACGCTGTTCGAGCCCAGCGAGGCCAAGTGGGAGATGATCGGCGGTCGTCCCGACCTGTTCGCCGCGGTCGCCAATGGCGTACCCGCGCTGGTGATGGTGGTCGGCGACCGGGTCGTCGGAGTCTTCTCGCTGGACGTGACCGCCGACGGCATCGCGGCCGTCCACGCCCAGGCGAACCCCGGCAAGCTCGACCGCGCCACGCGCCAGTGGACCGTGTCCGGACACGGGGAACCGCTCACCGGCACCTGGTGA
- a CDS encoding GNAT family N-acetyltransferase, with translation MRQARVEDHRAIVERVQSWWADSRTPTQAWELSLLLPKLFLQHFARTSLVVEDDSGIRAFLVGFHSADAADEAYIHFVGVDPQLRGTGTARSLYTTFFAQAAKEGRRTVRAITSPTNTGSIAFHRAMGFTVEPGDREVDGVSVHSDYDGPGQHRVCFRRELEPA, from the coding sequence GTGAGGCAGGCACGCGTCGAGGACCACCGCGCGATCGTGGAGCGCGTGCAGAGCTGGTGGGCCGACTCGCGCACGCCTACGCAGGCGTGGGAGCTCTCGCTGCTCCTGCCGAAGCTGTTCCTGCAGCACTTCGCACGGACCAGCCTCGTGGTCGAGGACGACTCCGGGATCCGGGCCTTCCTCGTGGGGTTCCACTCCGCCGACGCCGCCGACGAGGCGTACATCCACTTCGTGGGCGTCGACCCGCAGCTGCGCGGAACCGGGACCGCGCGCAGCCTCTACACGACGTTCTTCGCACAAGCGGCGAAGGAGGGCAGGCGGACGGTCCGGGCGATCACCTCGCCGACGAACACGGGATCCATCGCGTTCCACCGCGCGATGGGCTTCACCGTCGAGCCCGGCGACCGCGAGGTCGACGGGGTTTCCGTGCACAGCGACTACGACGGCCCGGGGCAGCACCGCGTGTGCTTCCGGCGGGAGCTCGAGCCGGCCTGA